The proteins below come from a single Salinilacihabitans rarus genomic window:
- a CDS encoding electron transfer flavoprotein subunit beta/FixA family protein produces MRSVVLTKGVPDFSEGAVSFDEDGHLERGKTPTVMNPNDRFALEAALQTKVRHGGHVSGMSMGPPGYAEVLQESMESVYLDDSYLLSDRELAASDTWATAITLCSAVEKYEAEVAEVDLIFAGFKTADGETGHTGPQTCWGLEWPIVTHVLALDIDPDERVLRAKRLVEGDIDEIETVEAPLPCMVIADPEFEPTYRRAEHRLTHKRLRAETERRAAAHDEHLTTWDHEDMNLDPDYVGLDGSPTIVSSVDPIPKAPSEREATMVDPDDTEGMNEVLEEMHAFAGGD; encoded by the coding sequence ATGCGATCGGTCGTACTGACCAAGGGCGTCCCCGACTTCTCCGAGGGGGCGGTCTCGTTCGACGAGGACGGCCACCTGGAGCGAGGGAAGACGCCGACGGTGATGAACCCGAACGACAGGTTCGCACTGGAGGCGGCACTCCAGACGAAGGTGCGCCACGGCGGCCACGTCAGCGGGATGAGCATGGGGCCGCCGGGGTACGCGGAGGTGCTGCAGGAGTCGATGGAGTCGGTCTACCTCGACGACAGCTACCTGCTCTCGGACCGCGAACTCGCCGCCTCGGACACGTGGGCGACGGCGATCACGCTCTGTTCGGCCGTCGAGAAGTACGAGGCGGAGGTCGCCGAGGTCGACCTGATCTTCGCGGGGTTCAAGACCGCCGACGGGGAGACGGGCCACACCGGCCCCCAGACCTGCTGGGGGCTGGAGTGGCCGATCGTCACCCACGTCCTCGCGCTGGACATCGACCCCGACGAGCGCGTCCTGCGGGCGAAGCGGCTCGTCGAGGGCGATATCGACGAGATCGAGACGGTCGAGGCGCCGCTGCCCTGTATGGTCATCGCGGACCCCGAGTTCGAGCCGACCTACCGGCGGGCCGAACACCGCCTGACCCACAAGCGGCTACGCGCCGAGACCGAGCGGCGGGCGGCAGCACACGACGAGCACCTGACGACGTGGGACCACGAGGACATGAACCTCGACCCCGACTACGTCGGGCTGGACGGGTCGCCGACGATCGTCTCGTCGGTCGACCCGATCCCGAAGGCGCCCTCGGAGCGCGAGGCCACGATGGTCGACCCCGACGACACCGAGGGGATGAACGAGGTACTCGAAGAGATGCACGCGTTCGCGGGAGGTGACTGA